The Methanobrevibacter wolinii SH genomic interval ATGATTCTATTGCTATTCATTCGCAAGTTATTGACTCTGGTCAAATAAATGTGGATAGTAAAAATAAAGAAATTATTATTACGGTTCCGGATGGTATGGATCCTAAAAAAGCTGTAAGATCTCCTTCAGATAAGGATAAGACGGAATAATAATTTTTAATTAATTTTTATTTTTTCTATTTTTAGTTTTTGTTTTATTTTTTTCTAGGTTTTATGATAATTTAATGTTTTATTTTTTATTTTTATTTTTTTCTAGGTTTTATAGTAAATTAATCTTTAATTTAAAATAAATGAATTATAGAATTTTATATTTTTAAATAAAATAAGTTTAAAATCTCTTTATTTTTTATTTTTTTAAAAAATTAAATAAGAAATAATAAATATTTTGTTTATCAAATCTATTTTTAAATAATAAATATTTTTTATTAAGGAGGAATTTAATGTATTTGGGAAGAATTTTAGCAGTAGGTATGAATTGTGATAAAAAACCATTTGTTGCATATAGAGTATCAAGTAGACATTTTCCTAATAGACAAGCAAAAGTAAATGGTAAAGAAGCAGCAATAATTCCAAGACCTGGTTTTGAAACAGATATTTTTAAAAATACTTATATTGCATATAATTGTATTAGAATTGTTGATGATTTAGCTATTGTATCTAATGGTTCTCAAACAGATGTTATTGCAGATAAACTTGCTATGGGTATGAATATAAAAGATGCACTTGCATATTCTCTTTTAACTATGGATTATGAAAAAGATGATTATCATACTCCTCGTATTGCGGGTGTTGTTAGTTCAAATACTAATGAAGAGGAATATGAAGCATATGTTGGTATTGTAACTGATTCAAAAATTATTGTTGAAAAATTAGATTATGGTCAAGCAGTTTATATTTCTGTATATGAGCATCAAGAACCTCATACTATAGAATATAATGCATCTTCTAGTGAAGAAATTGCTCAGTATATTTTTAATCAAGGTGAATTTGCAGATTTTGAACATCCTGTAACTTCTGTTGGTTCTGTTTATGATGGAGACTGGAATACTTCTGCAATAGTACCTGATTTTAATGAATAAAATTATTGTTTATAATACTTTTTAATATCATTAAATAGAAAATATTATGGCATATTAATTTATACTTCTATATGTAAAAGAATCTGGAATATTAGTTGTTAAATAATTATTTTTATATTTTAAGAAATTATATAAAAAAGGGATGATATTATGAATTTAGAATTATTTGGATTAGAAGGAATTCCTATTGTTAATAAAGGAGAAAATATTGCAGAATTAATTTTAAAAGCATTAAAAAATCAGGGTAAAACTCTTGAAGATAAAGATATTGTTTTAGTTGCAGAAACTCTTGTTTCTAAAGCAGAAGGTAATGTTATAAAGTTAGGTGATATTTTACCTTCAGAAGATGCAATATTAATTGCTAAAAAATCTAAAAAGGATTCTAAATTAGTTGAAGCTATTATTCAAGAGGCAAGGGAAGTTGTTGCAGTTGGTCCTGATTTTGTTATTACTGAAACAAATCAAGGTTTTGTATGTGCAAATTCTGGGATCGATGAATCAAATGTAGGTGATGGTTTAGCAACACCTATGCCTGAAGATGCAGATTTATCTGCAAAAAAAATAAGAGAAGAACTTGAAAAAGCAACAGGTAAGAAATTAGCTGTAATAATTACTGATACTCAAGGAAGAGCATTTAGAGTTGGTGCTGTTGGTGTTGCTATTGGATGTTCTGGTATTGATCCTTTGTGGAAAAGACAAGGTGATGAAGATTTATATGGTAGAAAACTACATAGTTCTGAAGTAGCTACTGCAGATGAACTTGCTGCTGCAGCTTCTTTAGTACAAGGTCAAGCAGACGAAGGTTTACCTGTTGTTGTTATTAGAGGATTCTCTGCATTTGATACTTTAAGAAACACTGAAAGTGATATTCATCCACTTCTTCGTCCAAAAGAATTTGATGTATTTAGAAATTAAATTCTTTTTTAATATCTTTTTTTTAATTGTTAAAATATTAGGTGTATTCATGAAAATTACTGTTTTATCTGGAGGAACTGGAACTCCAAAATTACTTCAAGGTTTAAAAGAGATTGTAAATCCAGAAGATTTAAGTATAATTGTAAATACTGTGGAAAATAATTATTTTTCTGGAGTTTATATTAGTGGAGATATTGATGTTGTAATGTATACTTTAATAGATGTGATTGATGAGGAATTTTGGTATGGTATTAAAGGAGATACATATCTTACAAATAATACTCTTGAAAAATTAGGTTGTCCTGAAAAATTAAGAATTGGTGATAAAGATCGTGCAATAATGATACAGAAAACCAAGTTATTAAAAGAGGGATATAAATTATCTGAAATTGTAGATTTACAAAGAAAAAAATTAGGTATTAAATCTAAGATTATGCCAATGAGTGATGTTGATTCTGATATTTACATTGATACTGATATTGGTAAATTAGATTTTCATGATTTTCTAATTGATAAACAATGTAGTCCTCATGTTAATAATGTTGTATATTCTATTGTACCTCCTGCTCCAGATGTAATTAGTACAATTAAAAATTCAGATATGATTATTATTGGTCCATCAAATCCTATAACTTCT includes:
- a CDS encoding IMP cyclohydrolase; the protein is MYLGRILAVGMNCDKKPFVAYRVSSRHFPNRQAKVNGKEAAIIPRPGFETDIFKNTYIAYNCIRIVDDLAIVSNGSQTDVIADKLAMGMNIKDALAYSLLTMDYEKDDYHTPRIAGVVSSNTNEEEYEAYVGIVTDSKIIVEKLDYGQAVYISVYEHQEPHTIEYNASSSEEIAQYIFNQGEFADFEHPVTSVGSVYDGDWNTSAIVPDFNE
- a CDS encoding coenzyme F420-0:L-glutamate ligase, giving the protein MNLELFGLEGIPIVNKGENIAELILKALKNQGKTLEDKDIVLVAETLVSKAEGNVIKLGDILPSEDAILIAKKSKKDSKLVEAIIQEAREVVAVGPDFVITETNQGFVCANSGIDESNVGDGLATPMPEDADLSAKKIREELEKATGKKLAVIITDTQGRAFRVGAVGVAIGCSGIDPLWKRQGDEDLYGRKLHSSEVATADELAAAASLVQGQADEGLPVVVIRGFSAFDTLRNTESDIHPLLRPKEFDVFRN
- the cofD gene encoding 2-phospho-L-lactate transferase — encoded protein: MKITVLSGGTGTPKLLQGLKEIVNPEDLSIIVNTVENNYFSGVYISGDIDVVMYTLIDVIDEEFWYGIKGDTYLTNNTLEKLGCPEKLRIGDKDRAIMIQKTKLLKEGYKLSEIVDLQRKKLGIKSKIMPMSDVDSDIYIDTDIGKLDFHDFLIDKQCSPHVNNVVYSIVPPAPDVISTIKNSDMIIIGPSNPITSIMPIVSIDGVKDALKDKYVVAVSPMVGDGAVSGPAGKFMNALGYEASCIGVAKLYSDFVDKLIIDYQDKNLEDEVKKIIGDVGTCDTMMNSLNIKKNLAEKVLDSYKI